A region of Oscillospiraceae bacterium DNA encodes the following proteins:
- a CDS encoding vitamin B12 dependent-methionine synthase activation domain-containing protein has protein sequence MEKHIVNDIKFNVTEEDFLKAIDMKRDPGGEDYIRVTELLSQALGIARPKYIYCISAIEEKGDGFVVAGGQRFDSKLVRRNLDKVHRIVPYVATCGVEIEEWSRQFTDLLEQFWADELKKLVLFKCYADLQKTVKSAYFPAQDLSHMSPGSLADWPLSGQIPLFNLIGNVIEDIGVVLTDSLLMLPSKTVSGFYFSSASNAFESHYENCKFCPMPNCPGRRAPYSGKTE, from the coding sequence ATGGAAAAACACATTGTCAATGACATCAAATTCAACGTTACCGAAGAGGATTTTCTCAAAGCGATCGATATGAAACGCGACCCCGGCGGCGAAGATTATATCCGCGTGACGGAACTGCTCTCGCAGGCTCTCGGAATTGCGCGTCCGAAATATATATACTGTATCAGCGCCATCGAAGAAAAGGGCGACGGTTTCGTCGTGGCCGGAGGACAGCGGTTTGACTCCAAACTGGTGCGCAGAAACCTTGACAAGGTACATCGGATTGTCCCTTATGTGGCCACTTGCGGCGTCGAAATTGAAGAGTGGTCGCGTCAATTTACCGATCTGCTTGAACAGTTCTGGGCTGACGAACTGAAAAAGCTGGTTCTGTTCAAATGTTACGCGGACTTGCAAAAAACCGTCAAATCGGCCTATTTTCCGGCGCAGGACCTCTCGCATATGAGTCCCGGATCGCTTGCGGACTGGCCGTTATCCGGGCAGATTCCGTTATTTAACCTGATCGGAAACGTCATCGAAGACATCGGCGTGGTACTGACCGATTCGCTTCTGATGCTGCCCTCGAAAACGGTATCGGGTTTTTATTTTTCAAGCGCATCGAATGCGTTCGAATCGCACTACGAAAATTGCAAGTTCTGTCCGATGCCCAACTGTCCCGGAAGAAGAGCCCCCTATTCGGGTAAGACGGAGTAA
- a CDS encoding ABC transporter substrate-binding protein yields MAVIIAVCMLPLTGCGSTLNKISIGLDAFPYTLDPQLEAQQSGASVFGFLFSGLLQYGKDGMLRPDVAEQFYFSDDGRKLTFILRTDRFWQDGSQVTSYDFEYAIERILIPETGSSYAKVLFSITGAGAFYNKTAAKIAGISCPDKSTLIFSLDYTDEMFLYAFAEPWLSPCNKAFFTAAGGSYGMTAAKTLFNGPYAVYSRNDTLIVLKKAEYAEKTLPGSVTFYKSSDISEKELASRINSKKTVMAISDRELDIRSGIETERIDDLTWAISFGVGVNTAGRDELLRLALAYGGFGELQQQNQITNLMPAAYSGFFLSKPQSARASDNEAAKGLLSTLLANYKLSSLPTITLLVPDEEEARALSDELVQLWQKNISVFVTREYYSRAKIRSLMKNGDYDAALIPVEYTQSTPVAFYKDLCTQIGAYEAVTAQLDAIQAYSEQEFAKAAEQLIFDSRRIFPVQKGGIFVYSDSKLEHIYYNRRAGIVDLE; encoded by the coding sequence TTGGCGGTTATTATAGCCGTCTGCATGCTGCCGTTGACCGGCTGCGGAAGTACCTTAAATAAAATATCGATCGGATTGGACGCGTTTCCGTATACGCTCGATCCGCAGCTTGAGGCGCAGCAATCCGGCGCTTCTGTATTCGGTTTTCTCTTTTCGGGTCTTCTTCAATACGGAAAAGACGGAATGCTCCGTCCCGACGTCGCCGAGCAGTTTTATTTCTCTGATGACGGCAGAAAACTGACCTTTATTTTACGCACCGATCGGTTTTGGCAGGACGGTTCTCAGGTCACCTCCTATGATTTCGAATATGCCATCGAGCGCATCCTCATACCTGAAACCGGCTCTTCCTACGCAAAAGTCCTGTTTTCGATCACGGGAGCCGGGGCATTTTACAATAAGACCGCGGCGAAGATCGCCGGAATATCCTGCCCCGACAAAAGCACTTTGATTTTCAGCCTGGATTATACCGATGAGATGTTTTTATATGCCTTTGCAGAACCCTGGCTGTCACCCTGCAACAAAGCTTTTTTTACCGCCGCGGGCGGCTCTTACGGCATGACCGCAGCAAAAACCCTTTTCAACGGTCCCTACGCCGTATACAGCAGGAACGATACGCTGATCGTCCTTAAAAAGGCCGAATATGCCGAAAAGACGCTGCCCGGTTCCGTTACCTTTTATAAAAGCTCCGATATCTCTGAAAAAGAACTCGCTTCCCGCATCAATTCCAAAAAAACCGTGATGGCAATCTCCGATCGGGAACTGGACATCCGCTCCGGTATTGAGACGGAACGCATCGATGACCTGACCTGGGCGATCAGTTTCGGCGTCGGTGTAAATACGGCAGGCCGCGATGAGCTTCTTCGCCTTGCGCTGGCATATGGGGGATTCGGCGAGTTGCAGCAGCAGAATCAAATAACCAATCTTATGCCTGCGGCATATTCCGGTTTTTTCCTCTCGAAACCTCAATCCGCACGCGCCTCCGATAATGAGGCGGCGAAAGGGCTCTTAAGCACCCTCCTTGCCAATTACAAGCTCTCGTCTCTGCCCACGATCACCCTTTTGGTGCCGGACGAGGAAGAGGCCCGCGCACTGTCGGATGAACTGGTGCAGTTATGGCAAAAAAACATCAGCGTATTTGTCACACGGGAATATTACAGCCGTGCGAAAATCCGGTCGCTGATGAAAAACGGCGATTATGACGCTGCGCTGATTCCGGTCGAATACACACAGTCGACACCGGTCGCGTTTTATAAAGACCTTTGCACACAGATCGGCGCTTACGAGGCGGTCACCGCGCAGTTGGATGCGATTCAGGCTTATTCCGAACAGGAATTCGCCAAAGCGGCAGAACAGCTGATATTTGACAGCAGGCGCATCTTCCCCGTTCAAAAGGGCGGCATTTTTGTCTATTCGGATTCAAAACTCGAACACATCTATTATAACCGCAGGGCGGGCATTGTCGATCTGGAATAA
- a CDS encoding sialidase family protein: protein MKRIGTPIHELAPAAGNPRNSEGAFLRLKNGELLFAYSRFKGESWGDFAVCDIAAIRCKGSVWSEPEILFSAKSLGTKNVMSVSLLRLDNGDIGLFFIVRDNGEGLSDIRLHLFRSHDEGKTWDQPVCCIPEPGYNVTNNDRVVRLKSGRLIVPCSLHKNDLAAGVFNPGGTVRFTCSDDGGKTWSNLGGMSVPESRFDQNGYQEPGIIELSDERLYCWIRTDLGRQYEMLSFDGGETWSIPKPSIFTAPLSPLSMKRLPDGRLFAVYNPIPNYNTRNLSKAGWGRTPLVGALVNQEITKIEKTFLIEDDPEAGYCYCAIHPETDRMFLAYCCGGAKDEGCLQRLRLTEIRYENLN, encoded by the coding sequence ATGAAGAGAATCGGAACTCCCATTCACGAACTTGCGCCCGCAGCGGGAAACCCCCGCAACAGCGAGGGTGCTTTTCTGCGCTTAAAAAACGGGGAGTTGTTATTTGCATACAGCCGTTTCAAAGGCGAGAGCTGGGGCGATTTCGCGGTCTGCGATATCGCGGCGATCCGGTGTAAAGGTTCCGTATGGAGCGAACCGGAGATTTTGTTCTCCGCGAAATCACTCGGCACCAAAAACGTGATGAGCGTATCTCTTCTTCGCCTTGACAACGGCGATATCGGCCTATTCTTTATCGTTCGGGACAACGGCGAAGGCCTTTCCGATATCCGGCTGCATCTGTTTCGCAGTCATGATGAGGGAAAGACATGGGATCAGCCGGTGTGCTGTATCCCCGAACCCGGCTACAACGTCACCAACAACGACCGGGTGGTGCGGCTCAAAAGCGGACGTTTGATTGTTCCCTGTTCCCTGCATAAAAATGATTTGGCCGCGGGAGTTTTCAACCCCGGCGGAACCGTTCGCTTCACCTGCTCCGACGACGGCGGCAAAACCTGGAGCAATCTCGGCGGTATGAGTGTCCCCGAAAGCAGGTTCGATCAAAACGGCTATCAGGAGCCGGGTATCATTGAACTATCGGACGAGCGGCTTTATTGCTGGATCCGGACGGATCTGGGAAGGCAATATGAAATGCTCTCCTTTGACGGGGGAGAAACCTGGAGTATCCCCAAACCTTCAATATTCACCGCCCCGCTTTCTCCGCTTTCGATGAAACGGCTGCCGGACGGGAGGCTGTTCGCGGTCTATAATCCCATTCCGAACTATAATACCAGAAACCTATCCAAAGCCGGCTGGGGACGAACCCCGCTGGTCGGCGCGCTGGTGAATCAGGAGATCACAAAAATCGAAAAGACGTTTTTAATTGAGGACGATCCCGAAGCGGGCTATTGTTACTGCGCGATCCATCCCGAAACCGACCGCATGTTTTTGGCTTATTGCTGCGGCGGCGCGAAAGACGAGGGCTGTTTGCAGCGGCTCCGTCTGACTGAAATACGGTATGAAAATTTAAACTGA
- a CDS encoding L-fucose isomerase, whose product MVYPKIGIRPVIDGRWGGVRESLEKQTMGMASAAAKLISENLRYPDGTSVQCVIADTTIGGGAEAAKCAEKFYNERVCGTLSVTPCWCYGSETMDMDPTTVKAVWGFNGTERPGAVYLAAVMAAHAQKGLPAFSIYGRDVQDAGNSGITPDVAEKILKFARCAIAVGLMKNKSYVNFGGVSMGIAGSYCDANFFQRYLGIRAEWCDLTEVLRRMKLEIYDHKEYDRAYAWIKKNCPEGFDCNAGKNLPEVVTKSKVVEPDKDWEFITKFSLIVRDVMLGNPELGKMGWHEEALGKNAIAGGFQGQRNWTDWLPNGDFTEAIMNSTFDWNGARMPVTFATENDTMNGIAMLLGHLVTNTAPLFSDVRTYWSPEAVKRVTGKSPKGIAKDGFIHLINSGATALDGTGCAKNDQGEGCMKPWWDMTDKDIDACLKATDWCRANYEYFRGGGFSSHFRTQAEMPLTMIRANMIDGIGPVLQIAEGYSAILPDDIHEKLDKRTDPTWPTTWFVPKLTGKGAFKDVYSVMANWGANHGASVYGHVGAELITLASMLRIPVALHNVGDERVFRPHAWSAFGTDDLESADYRACGYYGPMYK is encoded by the coding sequence ATGGTATATCCCAAAATCGGCATCCGTCCCGTCATCGACGGCCGCTGGGGCGGCGTGCGCGAATCGCTTGAAAAACAGACGATGGGGATGGCTTCGGCTGCGGCCAAACTCATCTCGGAAAATCTCAGATATCCCGACGGAACCTCGGTTCAGTGCGTCATTGCCGACACGACGATCGGCGGCGGCGCAGAAGCCGCCAAATGCGCCGAAAAGTTTTATAACGAACGCGTCTGCGGCACTTTATCCGTGACCCCCTGTTGGTGCTACGGCAGCGAAACCATGGATATGGACCCGACCACCGTGAAAGCGGTTTGGGGTTTTAACGGCACCGAACGCCCCGGCGCGGTCTATTTGGCTGCGGTCATGGCGGCGCATGCGCAAAAGGGTCTGCCCGCATTTTCGATTTACGGCCGCGACGTTCAGGACGCCGGAAACTCCGGCATCACGCCCGACGTCGCAGAAAAAATATTGAAATTTGCCCGCTGCGCAATCGCAGTCGGTTTGATGAAAAATAAATCATACGTCAATTTCGGCGGCGTCTCAATGGGCATCGCGGGTTCTTACTGCGACGCAAATTTTTTCCAGAGATATCTCGGCATCCGCGCGGAGTGGTGTGATCTGACCGAAGTTCTGCGCCGGATGAAACTCGAAATTTACGACCATAAGGAATATGACCGCGCTTACGCGTGGATTAAAAAGAACTGCCCGGAGGGCTTTGATTGCAACGCGGGCAAGAATCTGCCCGAAGTCGTCACTAAATCCAAGGTCGTCGAACCCGACAAGGATTGGGAATTTATCACCAAATTCAGCTTGATCGTGCGCGATGTGATGCTCGGCAACCCCGAACTCGGCAAGATGGGCTGGCACGAGGAAGCGCTCGGCAAAAACGCCATCGCGGGCGGCTTCCAGGGCCAAAGAAACTGGACCGACTGGCTGCCGAACGGCGATTTTACCGAGGCGATCATGAACTCCACCTTTGACTGGAACGGCGCGCGCATGCCGGTCACTTTTGCGACCGAAAACGATACCATGAACGGCATTGCGATGCTGCTCGGACATTTGGTCACAAACACCGCGCCGCTCTTCTCCGACGTGCGCACCTACTGGAGCCCGGAAGCGGTCAAACGCGTAACCGGAAAATCGCCCAAAGGCATCGCAAAGGACGGCTTTATCCATCTGATCAACTCGGGCGCGACCGCGCTCGACGGCACCGGCTGCGCGAAGAACGATCAGGGCGAGGGCTGCATGAAGCCGTGGTGGGATATGACCGACAAGGACATCGACGCCTGTTTGAAAGCAACCGACTGGTGCAGAGCCAACTATGAATATTTCCGCGGCGGCGGATTCTCGTCGCACTTCCGCACTCAGGCCGAGATGCCGCTGACCATGATCCGCGCAAACATGATCGACGGGATCGGCCCGGTGCTTCAGATTGCCGAGGGCTATTCGGCCATCCTGCCCGACGATATCCACGAAAAACTCGACAAGCGCACCGATCCGACCTGGCCGACCACCTGGTTTGTGCCGAAACTGACCGGCAAAGGCGCGTTCAAGGACGTCTACAGCGTCATGGCCAACTGGGGCGCCAACCACGGCGCGAGCGTCTACGGACATGTCGGCGCGGAACTGATCACGCTGGCTTCGATGCTGCGCATTCCGGTCGCCCTGCACAACGTCGGGGACGAGCGGGTCTTCCGCCCGCACGCCTGGTCGGCATTCGGAACCGACGATCTTGAATCGGCCGATTACCGCGCCTGCGGGTACTACGGCCCGATGTACAAATAA